The Kineothrix sp. IPX-CK genomic interval TATTCTCTCTTTCTGCCTCCTCCAAGGCTTCCTGCTCACGCTCAAGGCGTGTTTTATGTTTTACTCCATATTCGATTTCATTCCACCACCAGTCACATACCATGTGGTTTTCAATCCGTTCCATGATCCAGCTCCTCCGATATTTCAAAGTGTATTCGGCCGGTATCGTCCTCCCCACTCTTTCTGTACTCGAATCTCTGCTGCGAATCGCCGTAGGTAAGGTAAATTGCCCCGTCCTTTGTTACTGTGACAGAAAGCATTTTATCCATGAGGTGTCTGTACATTTTTGATTCAATTTCAGCTAAAGATGGCTGAATCTCATGAACGAATTTCTTGATTTCTTCTATACCCATTTGACATTCCTTTCCCTACGCCTTATAATAGGCATAGAAATAGCATTACATGTGTTATTTGTGACTCTGTTTACTTTGGTCGGTTGGCAGAGTCATTTTCTTTTTTATTCATGGATATGACAAGCGATATTACTATGATTAATGCCAAAATCGCTATTGTTCCTAAAGAACCTATCGTCATACCCGCCAAAAATGGATTTACTATCACGTATTGTCCTCCTTTCAATTAATCTACTTCTGTAAATTCCCCATTGATAAGCGTATAATAGACATTTTCTTTAATTACCTCTCCGTCTACTCTCGCTATTTTTGCATCTTTCAGCTCCCACGAATCCGGTCTGAAATATTCATCTTCATCGCCGTTCCATTCAGCCAGTACTATGTATGAACCAAGCACTCCACGGGCTTTTCCTTTATATCCCCAAGCCACCGCTACGGCATCTTTGTCCAACGCTTCGGATGCGCCCTTGTAACCCGTTGCCGAGGATGCGCCACAGTTACCCGTTGCCGAGGATGCGCCATAGTCACCCGTTGCCGAGGATGCGCCCTTGTAACCCGTTGCCGAGGATGCGCCATAGTCACCCGTTGCCGAGGATGCGCCATAGTCACCCGTTGCCGAGGATGCGCCATAGTCACCCGTTGCCGAGGATGCGCCATAGTCACCCGTTGCCGAGGATGCGCCATAGTCACCCGTTGCCGAGGATGCGCCCTTGTAACCCGTTGCCGAGGATGCGCCACAGTTACCCGTTGCCGAGGATGCGCCCTTGTAACCCGTTGCCGAGGATGCGCCATAGTCACCCGTTGCCGAGGATGCGCCATAGTCCTCATCAGATTTCTTTGTCTTATCGATTCTCGCTGTGGTATACTCAATCGCGGCCTTTACTAATCCGGCGATATTAAGAGATACGCCTATTTTAATTTTGGAGGCCGCTACCTTCGTATCGCCGTCCCCTTTACGACTGATTTTTCCGTCAAGCTCTACTTCGCGGTAAACACTGCTGTTCGGGCTGTAATAATCCAGGCAATCAAGAGGATATTCGCAAGCATGGAATCCGTGGTCACAGCATTCTGCCGAATCCATTTCATATTCCTTTCCCTCTTCATACTGGAACTTCGTGCCATTCGGCGTACATGTCATATC includes:
- a CDS encoding DUF7666 domain-containing protein, yielding MKAFKGFNQDMTCTPNGTKFQYEEGKEYEMDSAECCDHGFHACEYPLDCLDYYSPNSSVYREVELDGKISRKGDGDTKVAASKIKIGVSLNIAGLVKAAIEYTTARIDKTKKSDEDYGASSATGDYGASSATGYKGASSATGNCGASSATGYKGASSATGDYGASSATGDYGASSATGDYGASSATGDYGASSATGDYGASSATGYKGASSATGDYGASSATGNCGASSATGYKGASEALDKDAVAVAWGYKGKARGVLGSYIVLAEWNGDEDEYFRPDSWELKDAKIARVDGEVIKENVYYTLINGEFTEVD